GTAATTGATATCTCTACACTCTACAAAGAGCTTGGAATGTTTACTTATGATGAGGGTTATACTTCAACAGCATCTTGTAAATCAAGCATAACCTATATTGATGGTGAGAAAGGGAAACTTATGTATCGTGGCTATAATATTGAATATTTAGCCAAAGAAAAAACTTTTTTAGAGACAGCTTACTTACTTTTAAATGGAAATTTACCAAAAAAAAATGAACTTGCCTATTTTTCTTTAGAGATGAAAAAGCGCTCTTTTGTAAATGAAGCCATAAAAAAACTTTTTGATGCTTTTCCAGATCGTGCTCATCCCATGGCAATTCTATCATCAGGTGTATCTGCACTTTCTACATTTTACTGCAAGCATTTAGAGATATTTACTAAAGAAGAATATTCAGAAATGGCAAATCGTATAGTTGCTAAAATTCCTACATTAGCAGCTTTTTCATATAGGTATTCACAAGGTTTACCTATTATTTATCCAGATATGAGCAGAGGATTTACTGAAAATTTTCTTTACATGTTAAGAGCTTATCCACATAATTTTGTTGAAATGAGACCTATTGAGATAAAAGCTCTAGATACTATCTTTACCCTTCACGCTGATCATGAGCAAAATGCCTCAACAACAGCTGTCAGAAACGTTGCATCTACTAATGCTCATCCTTATGCAGCTATAAGTGCAGGAATTGGCGCTCTATGGGGTAAAAGTCATGGT
The sequence above is drawn from the Candidatus Sulfurimonas baltica genome and encodes:
- a CDS encoding citrate synthase, which encodes MSKDTITLTNNRDGKSYEFPILDATIGPSVIDISTLYKELGMFTYDEGYTSTASCKSSITYIDGEKGKLMYRGYNIEYLAKEKTFLETAYLLLNGNLPKKNELAYFSLEMKKRSFVNEAIKKLFDAFPDRAHPMAILSSGVSALSTFYCKHLEIFTKEEYSEMANRIVAKIPTLAAFSYRYSQGLPIIYPDMSRGFTENFLYMLRAYPHNFVEMRPIEIKALDTIFTLHADHEQNASTTAVRNVASTNAHPYAAISAGIGALWGKSHGGANESVIRQLEMIGSVDRVDEFIARAKDKNDSFKLMGFGHRVYKNFDPRATILKNIRNDLVNELDISSQLIDVANKIEEIALSDEYFISRNLYPNIDFYSGLILQALKIPKEMFAVIFVIGRTPGWIAQWSELNRQKSVKIARPRQLYTGPLDRTPKY